From one Doryrhamphus excisus isolate RoL2022-K1 chromosome 9, RoL_Dexc_1.0, whole genome shotgun sequence genomic stretch:
- the LOC131136141 gene encoding CASP8 and FADD-like apoptosis regulator isoform X2, translating into MPTLVASQANGNSYATTSIRMAARMAVPDKQMLQTIHEISEALGSDERKTVFYLCGTSETNNTATCLKETLKSKAMSYDKGGQFLAELLVHLRRYDILRLVFGCSRDEVERTLRSGQVLPEFRVLMTHLSEDMTSGDVNNVKFLLSTILPREKMEQAKNFLDLAIELEHLDKISSERVGFLEECLVHIGRIDLANKLKVYKISGNTQVCEHNVQQSCQSPLTKYKFTRGVCIIIDCVGNDGEMLERTFTSLHFNVTLHKWLTVAETVSVLRGLFRGTKDDGADGFVCCIISRGTATHLLATDSYGEGLRLEDLRRRFVGDMCSVLVGKPKVFFIQMYNVLESQHCASVEHRDEDLETDGRLSPDSIPSDADMLWSHCLTGEHQLQQGQHRSIYLKALTDALHKGKERNRHVVDLHVEVNAAVFEHNRRHPGDKYHIDLKHTLRKDLYL; encoded by the exons ATGCCGACATTAGTAGCGTCACAAG CTAATGGAAACTCCTATGCTACAACAAGCATAAGAATGGCTGCGCGAATGGCTGTCCCAGATAAGCAAATGCTTCAGACAATTCATGAAATATCGGAGGCTCTCGGTAGCGACGAACGCAAGACGGTGTTCTACTTGTGTGGAACCTCGGAGACAAACAATACAGCGACTTGTTTGAAGGAGACACTCAAGTCCAAAGCCATGAGCTACGACAAAGGTGGACAGTTTCTGGCAGAGCTCCTGGTGCATTTGAGAAGATACGACATCCTGAGACTGGTGTTTGGTTGCAGCAGGGACGAGGTGGAGAGGACGTTGAGATCCGGGCAGGTTCTACCGGAATTCAG AGTACTGATGACCCATTTAAGTGAGGACATGACCAGTGGAGATGTCAACAACGTGAAGTTCCTGCTGAGCACCATCTTACCACGTGAGAAGATGGAACAAGCAAAG AACTTCCTGGATCTTGCGATAGAACTGGAGCACCTGGATAAAATTTCATCCGAAAGAGTGGGCTTTCTGGAGGAATGTTTAGTACACATTGGCAGGATTGACCTTGCCAATAAACTAAAGGTGTACAAGATATCAG GAAACACACAAGTATGTGAACACAACGTACAGCAGTCCTGCCAG AGTCCTTTAACCAAATACAAATTTACCAGAGGAGTGTGCATCATCATAGACTGCGTGGGCAACGATGGAG AGATGCTGGAGCGCACATTTACATCGCTTCACTTCAATGTGACCTTGCACAAATGGCTCACTGTTGCCGAGACCGTTTCGGTGCTCCGCGGGTTATTCCGAGGAACTAAAGACGACGGAGCGGACGGCTTCGTCTGCTGCATCATTAGCCGTGGCACCGCTACTCATCTCCTGGCCACAGATTCGTACGGTGAAGGTCTCCGGCTTGAAGATCTCCGACGTCGTTTTGTCGGTGACATGTGTTCCGTACTGGTCGGCAAGCCCAAAGTCTTCTTCATCCAGATGTACAATGTCTTGGAGTCCCAGCACTGTGCCAGCGTGGAACATCGGGATGAGGATTTGGAAACAGACGGTCGATTGAGTCCGGATTCTATCCCGTCAGATGCAGATATGCTCTGGAGTCACTGTTTGACCGGAGAACATCAACTGCAGCAAGGACAACACCGCTCCATTTACCTTAAAGCTTTGACCGATGCCTTGCACAAAGGCAAAGAGAG GAACCGGCATGTGGTTGATCTTCACGTGGAAGTGAATGCAGCAGTCTTTGAACACAACCGCAGGCATCCTGGGGACAAGTACCACATTGATTTGAAACACACTTTAAGAAAAGATCTTTACTTATAG
- the LOC131136141 gene encoding CASP8 and FADD-like apoptosis regulator isoform X1 gives MKHHATRLAEQSGSPRALVGQGGGTRCVHEHRTAHDTAITTQFKVAERQWMLINANGNSYATTSIRMAARMAVPDKQMLQTIHEISEALGSDERKTVFYLCGTSETNNTATCLKETLKSKAMSYDKGGQFLAELLVHLRRYDILRLVFGCSRDEVERTLRSGQVLPEFRVLMTHLSEDMTSGDVNNVKFLLSTILPREKMEQAKNFLDLAIELEHLDKISSERVGFLEECLVHIGRIDLANKLKVYKISGNTQVCEHNVQQSCQSPLTKYKFTRGVCIIIDCVGNDGEMLERTFTSLHFNVTLHKWLTVAETVSVLRGLFRGTKDDGADGFVCCIISRGTATHLLATDSYGEGLRLEDLRRRFVGDMCSVLVGKPKVFFIQMYNVLESQHCASVEHRDEDLETDGRLSPDSIPSDADMLWSHCLTGEHQLQQGQHRSIYLKALTDALHKGKERNRHVVDLHVEVNAAVFEHNRRHPGDKYHIDLKHTLRKDLYL, from the exons ATGAAGCACCACGCCACCCGATTGGCTGAGCAGAGCGGAAGTCCTCGCGCTTTGGTCGGGCAAGGGGGAGGAACGAGATGCGTTCATGAACATCGGACAGCACATGACACAGCGATCACGACGCAGTTCAAAGTAGCAGAAAGGCAATGGATGCTAATAAatg CTAATGGAAACTCCTATGCTACAACAAGCATAAGAATGGCTGCGCGAATGGCTGTCCCAGATAAGCAAATGCTTCAGACAATTCATGAAATATCGGAGGCTCTCGGTAGCGACGAACGCAAGACGGTGTTCTACTTGTGTGGAACCTCGGAGACAAACAATACAGCGACTTGTTTGAAGGAGACACTCAAGTCCAAAGCCATGAGCTACGACAAAGGTGGACAGTTTCTGGCAGAGCTCCTGGTGCATTTGAGAAGATACGACATCCTGAGACTGGTGTTTGGTTGCAGCAGGGACGAGGTGGAGAGGACGTTGAGATCCGGGCAGGTTCTACCGGAATTCAG AGTACTGATGACCCATTTAAGTGAGGACATGACCAGTGGAGATGTCAACAACGTGAAGTTCCTGCTGAGCACCATCTTACCACGTGAGAAGATGGAACAAGCAAAG AACTTCCTGGATCTTGCGATAGAACTGGAGCACCTGGATAAAATTTCATCCGAAAGAGTGGGCTTTCTGGAGGAATGTTTAGTACACATTGGCAGGATTGACCTTGCCAATAAACTAAAGGTGTACAAGATATCAG GAAACACACAAGTATGTGAACACAACGTACAGCAGTCCTGCCAG AGTCCTTTAACCAAATACAAATTTACCAGAGGAGTGTGCATCATCATAGACTGCGTGGGCAACGATGGAG AGATGCTGGAGCGCACATTTACATCGCTTCACTTCAATGTGACCTTGCACAAATGGCTCACTGTTGCCGAGACCGTTTCGGTGCTCCGCGGGTTATTCCGAGGAACTAAAGACGACGGAGCGGACGGCTTCGTCTGCTGCATCATTAGCCGTGGCACCGCTACTCATCTCCTGGCCACAGATTCGTACGGTGAAGGTCTCCGGCTTGAAGATCTCCGACGTCGTTTTGTCGGTGACATGTGTTCCGTACTGGTCGGCAAGCCCAAAGTCTTCTTCATCCAGATGTACAATGTCTTGGAGTCCCAGCACTGTGCCAGCGTGGAACATCGGGATGAGGATTTGGAAACAGACGGTCGATTGAGTCCGGATTCTATCCCGTCAGATGCAGATATGCTCTGGAGTCACTGTTTGACCGGAGAACATCAACTGCAGCAAGGACAACACCGCTCCATTTACCTTAAAGCTTTGACCGATGCCTTGCACAAAGGCAAAGAGAG GAACCGGCATGTGGTTGATCTTCACGTGGAAGTGAATGCAGCAGTCTTTGAACACAACCGCAGGCATCCTGGGGACAAGTACCACATTGATTTGAAACACACTTTAAGAAAAGATCTTTACTTATAG